A region from the Lolium perenne isolate Kyuss_39 chromosome 4, Kyuss_2.0, whole genome shotgun sequence genome encodes:
- the LOC127292172 gene encoding probable methylenetetrahydrofolate reductase (NADH), with the protein MKVIEKIQEAAANGRTAFSFEYFPPKTEEGVENLFERMDRMVAHGPNFCDITWGAGGSTADVTLDIANRMQNMVCVETMMHLTCTNMPVEKIDSALDAIKSNGIQNVLALRGDPPHGQDKFVQVAGGFSCALDLVQHIRAKYGDYFGITVAGYPEAHPEVILGEEGATEEAYSNDLAYLKRKVDAGADLIVTQLFYDTDMFLKFVNDCRQIGITCPIVPGIMPINNYKGFIRMTGFCKTKIPAEITAALEPIKDNEEAVKAYGIHLGTEMCKKILATGINTLHLYTLNMEKTALAILMNLGLIEESKLSRTLPWRPPTNVFRVKEDVRPIFWANRPKSYISRTIGWDQYPHGRWGDSRNPSYGALTDYQFTRPRGRGKKLQEEWAVPVKSVQDINERFMNFCQGKLTSSPWSELDGLQPETKIIDDQLVKINLKGFLTINSQPAVNAEKSDSPSVGWGGPGGYVYQKAYVEFFCAKEKLDQLIEKSKAFPSLTYIAVNKEGETFSNIPANAVNAVTWGVFPGKEIIQPTVVDSASFLVWKDEAFEIWSKGWACLFPEGDSSRELLEQVQKSYYLVSLVDNDYVQGDLFAAFKEI; encoded by the exons ATGAAGGTGATCGAGAAGATCCAGGAGGCGGCGGCGAATGGCCGGACGGCCTTCTCCTTCGAGTACTTCCCGCCCAAGACGGAGGAGGGGGTCGAGAACCTCTTCGAGCGGATGGACCGCATGGTGGCGCACGGCCCCAACTTCTGCGACATCACCTGGGGCGCAGGGGGATCCACCGCCGACGTCACCCTCGACATCGCCAACCGCATGCAGAACATG GTATGCGTGGAAACAATGATGCATTTGACATGCACCAACATGCCAGTAGAGAAGATCGATAGTGCCTTGGATGCCATTAAGTCCAATGGGATTCAAAATGTTTTGGCACTTAGAGGAGACCCTCCACATGGTCAGGACAAATTTGTTCAAGTTGCTGGAGGATTTTCCTGCGCACTAGATCTG GTGCAGCACATTAGAGCCAAGTATGGTGATTACTTTGGCATAACTGTCGCTGGCTATCCAG AGGCACACCCTGAGGTAATACTAGGCGAGGAAGGGGCGACCGAGGAGGCATATAGCAACGATCTTGCTTATTTGAAGAGAAAG GTTGATGCTGGTGCTGACCTTATAGTTACACAGCTTTTCTATGACACCGATATGTTTCTCAAGTTTGTGAATGACTGCCGTCAAATTGGCATAACTTGCCCCATCGTTCCTGGCATAATGCCAATAAATAACTACAAAGGTTTCATCCGAATGACTGGATTCTGCAAAACTAAG ATACCAGCTGAGATTACTGCTGCCTTGGAACCTATTAAAGACAATGAGGAGGCTGTCAAAGCATATGGAATCCACCTTGGAACTGAGATGTGCAAGAAAATTTTAGCTACTGGGATTAATACTTTGCACCTTTACACACTAAACATGGAAAAAACTGCTTTAGCAATTTTGATG AATCTTGGGTTAATAGAGGAGTCCAAGCTCTCAAGAACATTACCTTGGAGGCCTCCAACCAATGTTTTCCGTGTCAAAGAGGATGTTCGCCCTATTTTCTG GGCTAACAGACCAAAGAGTTACATTTCAAGGACCATAGGTTGGGATCAGTACCCACATGGTCGGTGGGGTGATTCCCGGAACCCATCATATGGAGCACTTACTGACTACCAG TTCACACGGCCACGTGGGCGTGGTAAGAAGCTCCAAGAGGAATGGGCTGTTCCTGTGAAATCTGTGCAAGACATTAACGAG AGGTTTATGAATTTCTGTCAAGGAAAACTTACAAGCAGCCCATGGTCTGAGCTAGACGGTCTTCAACCAGAGACGAAGATAATTGACGATCAGCTGGTGAAGATTAACTTGAAGGGTTTCCTTACCATCAACAGCCAACCTGCTGTAAATGCAGAGAAATCTGATTCTCCAAGTGTTG GATGGGGCGGCCCAGGAGGCTACGTTTACCAGAAAGCCTATGTTGAGTTCTTCTGCGCAAAGGAGAAGCTGGACCAGCTAATCGAGAAGAGCAAGGCGTTCCCTTCTCTTACATACATTGCTGTGAACAAGGAAGGGGAGACATTCTCGAACATCCCAGCGAACGCAGTGAATGCCGTGACATGGGGTGTGTTCCCTGGCAAGGAGATCATCCAGCCCACCGTCGTCgattcggcgagcttcttggtctGGAAAGACGAGGCGTTCGAGATCTGGTCGAAGGGATGGGCCTGCCTGTTCCCCGAGGGCGACTCGTCTAGGGAGTTGCTAGAGCAG GTTCAAAAGAGCTACTACTTGGTCAGCCTAGTGGACAACGATTACGTCCAGGGGGACCTCTTCGCTGCGTTCAAGGAGATCTGA
- the LOC127292173 gene encoding NAC domain-containing protein 2 has translation MGMAVRRRDRDAEADLNLPPGFRFHPTDDELVEHYLCRKAAGQRLPVPIIADVDLYRFDPWALPDRALFGTREWYFFTPRDRKYPNGSRPNRAAGNGYWKATGADKPVAPRGGRTMGIKKALVFYAGKAPKGVKTDWIMHEYRLADAGRASAAGAKKGSLRLDDWVLCRLYNKKNEWEKMQQQQNQTDLKMEPKAEEAEASDNMVTSHSQSHSHSHSWGEARTPESEIVDNDPMMFHQHAAAAGAQGFQSPVAAAAHQEMMATLMVPKKEAPDHAGNARNDLFVDLSYDDIQSMYSGLDVMPPGDDLLYSSLFASPRLRGSQPGATGGMPAPF, from the exons ATGGGGATGGCCGTGCGCAGGCGCGACAGGGACGCGGAGGCGGACCTGAACCTGCCCCCAGGCTTCCGGTTCCACCCGACGGACGACGAGCTGGTGGAGCACTACCTGTGCCGCAAGGCCGCCGGCCAGCGCCTGCCCGTGCCCATCATCGCCGACGTCGACCTCTACCGCTTCGACCCCTGGGCGCTGCCCGACCGCGCGCTCTTCGGCACCCGCGAGTGGTACTTCTTCACGCCCCGCGACCGCAAGTACCCCAACGGCTCCCGCCCCAACCGCGCCGCGGGGAACGGCTACTGGAAGGCCACCGGGGCTGACAAGCCCGTCGCGCCACGCGGGGGCAGGACCATGGGGATCAAGAAGGCCCTGGTCTTCTACGCCGGCAAGGCCCCCAAAGGGGTTAAGACCGACTGGATCATGCATGAGTACCGCCTCGCTGATGCTGGACGGGCCAGCGCCGCCGGCGCCAAGAAGGGCTCCCTCAGG CTGGACGACTGGGTGCTGTGCCGGCTCTACAACAAGAAGAACGAGTGGgagaagatgcagcagcagcagaACCAAACGGACCTGAAAATGGAGCCCAAGGCCGAGGAGGCCGAGGCCTCCGACAACATGGTCACCTCGCACTCGCAGTCCCACTCCCACTCGCACTCCTGGGGCGAGGCGCGCACGCCGGAGTCGGAGATCGTCGACAACGACCCCATGATGTTCCACCAGCACGCGGCCGCGGCGGGCGCGCAGGGGTTCCAGAGCCCCGTCGCGGCGGCCGCGCACCAGGAGATGATGGCCACGCTCATGGTGCCCAAGAAGGAGGCGCCGGACCACGCCGGGAACGCCAGGAACGACCTCTTCGTCGACCTCAGCTACGACGACATCCAGAGCATGTACAGCGGCCTCGACGTCATGCCGCCAGGGGACGACCTGCTCTACTCGTCGCTCTTCGCCTCGCCCAGGCTCCGCGGGAGCCAGCCCGGTGCCACCGGCGGCATGCCGGCTCCATTCTGA